From a region of the Dehalococcoidia bacterium genome:
- a CDS encoding carbon-nitrogen hydrolase family protein, translating to MDALPTFRAAVVQASPVFLDRDATVEKAIRLIEEAAGRGARVVVFPETWIPGYPIWASRIQSWRELRTGHRLFVRLYHNAVEVPSPPVDALCRAARKAEVYVVMGINEREREFGRGTLYNSILFIGKDGRLLGKHRKLMPTFHERTVWGMGDGSGLRVYETEVGRLGGLICWEHWMPLTGYALWAQGEQLHAALWPWPSPYGKDTVEGEMHQVANRHYAYQGRCFVLCASAWMTRGDLPKDFELAEQAQSWEDPLLVGGSAIIGPNGRYLAGPLYEGEGILYADIDLNEIPARKQSLDVVGHYARPDVFQVTISRARQVPATFQEPPMPVRPEQIPDEL from the coding sequence CCCACTTTTCGTGCCGCTGTGGTGCAGGCCTCCCCTGTTTTTCTGGACAGGGATGCCACTGTGGAGAAGGCCATTCGCCTCATTGAGGAGGCTGCGGGGCGGGGGGCGCGCGTAGTTGTCTTCCCTGAAACCTGGATACCGGGCTATCCCATCTGGGCCTCCCGCATTCAGTCCTGGCGGGAACTGCGCACGGGGCATCGCCTGTTCGTGCGTCTTTACCACAATGCGGTGGAGGTGCCCTCTCCCCCAGTGGACGCCCTCTGCCGCGCCGCCCGCAAGGCCGAGGTGTATGTGGTGATGGGCATCAACGAGCGGGAGCGGGAGTTCGGGCGTGGCACTCTCTATAACTCCATCCTGTTCATCGGTAAGGATGGGCGCCTCTTGGGGAAACATCGCAAACTGATGCCCACTTTCCACGAGCGCACCGTGTGGGGTATGGGAGATGGGAGCGGTCTACGGGTCTACGAGACGGAGGTGGGGCGTCTGGGGGGGCTGATCTGCTGGGAGCATTGGATGCCTTTGACAGGCTACGCCCTGTGGGCGCAGGGCGAGCAGCTGCACGCCGCCTTGTGGCCGTGGCCCTCTCCCTACGGGAAGGACACGGTGGAGGGGGAGATGCACCAGGTGGCCAACCGCCACTACGCCTACCAGGGGCGGTGCTTCGTACTGTGCGCCTCGGCGTGGATGACCCGCGGGGACCTCCCCAAGGACTTTGAACTGGCCGAACAGGCCCAATCCTGGGAGGACCCCCTCCTGGTAGGGGGGAGCGCCATCATCGGCCCCAACGGGCGTTACCTGGCCGGCCCCCTCTATGAGGGGGAGGGCATCCTCTATGCCGACATTGACCTGAATGAAATCCCCGCCCGTAAACAGAGCCTGGATGTGGTGGGCCATTACGCTCGCCCCGATGTGTTCCAGGTTACCATCTCCCGGGCGCGGCAGGTGCCCGCCACTTTCCAGGAGCCTCCCATGCCCGTGCGCCCTGAGCAGATCCCCGACGAACTATGA